Below is a genomic region from Timaviella obliquedivisa GSE-PSE-MK23-08B.
AGGTTTTAGTTCGCCACTAGCGATCGCCTCATGGAGCGCAAGGCGAATAACCCGACTCAGATGCGTTGCAAGTTCCAACTTCTCTTGCTCTGCCCACTGCTGAAAGAGCGCAATCTCCTCAGTCGGAAGCGTCACCGATACCCGGAAGCGCGACCCATCACCCTTGGATGGTCGTCCCCTCCCCTTTTTCGGATTAGGTTCCGGTTCGCTTGCGGGTGTCGGTTGCTTTTTTATAGGAGCCATTGCCAGAGTTGTTTGTAGAACTTACATATCTTTGGACGCTGATGGCGATCGCCATAACTTGAGATAAAGTGTAGCGCTTTAATCGGCTGTACCCCTCTAGATTTCGGTAGTAGAAGTCCTCTGAGCGAGAAATCCCATTAATCCTCCGAACCTTCTCTGGCAGGTCGATACCGGGAATTGTTTCCCCGACTCTAACTCCGTCAGGTGCAGCGGCTTCATTGGCAATCACCTCTCTTGCCCATACCGCCATTCCTAGTTTAGGGTTAATCTTCTCGACTCTCCCCAATACGTCCGTGGGCAAAACTATTTTCTGCTCCTCTCCTTTTAGCTGGGCGATCGCCGTTGCCAACACAAAGGAGCCGTGCCCATATCGTTGCTTATCGGCAGAAATCCCCGCCACCTTCTTCCAGCGGGTAAACGTTCGGTAGTCGATTTCAAATCCTGCCGTATGCTCCATAAAGGCTTTCAGAATAGCGCCGCTCCACTGCTCAGCAGAGTACTCATCCCACTCCCGGCGAAACGATCGCAGCTTGGCAATAACTTCTCTGTCATCCCTGGTTTCTTCTAGCAAAGACTTCAAAATTGCTTTTGTACTCATGCTACTCTCCGAGCTTCTGCCTGCTCCAAATACCGAGCAAGTACCCTCGATCGCCTAGCAGCAGAACGTTTTGCGCTTCTTGCCCACTGCCGATATAAAACGCTGTCCTGGCAGTCACGAGAACTTTTATACATCTGCTCCCATTCGTCTTGCATTTCCAGCCAGAAGAGCAGGGATTCGCTAGCCGAATTGATTAAGTAGCGATCGAATTCAATGTTGTAGCGATCGAGATAATCCATCTAAATCTCCGCTTTGTAAAAGTGCTATTGCTATCAAATTAAATATACGGTATTTTTTGGATACCAAAAAATACGCATGATGAATATGGGGTGAGATGACCGGAAATTTCTCACTCATACCTAGACCGTAGCGGCGGCGGGGCGATCGCAATAGATCTAGGAAAAGCCCTGGTTTTTGGGCGTTTTTTTGTCCAATTTTTACCTGTCCTTAGTCCTTATTGAATTACTGCAAGCGTCTTAGCCATTTCTCAAAAAACAGGAGGACAAGTCCTACATTAAATCAGTATTTTCTGTCCGCCGCTCTGCCAGAAGTCAGCAGCTCAAGCCCAATGCCGCCTATTTTTTTCGGCTATCCAAAAGATTCTCAAGCCTATTTTCTTCATCAAAAGATGCGAAAAACGGACTGCATACTGCAATTCTGAGCGAGGCAATTATTTGGGGCGATCGCTTAGATAAAAGTTGCGAAAGTAGGACACGACTATTAGAGGTGAAGTGCGATCGCCACACCCTTTTTCTACAAAGCGATTAGCAGGAATTCAGCCCTTGCAAATCTTTTCGCAGCGATTAGGTTTTTTTGCATCCTGATTCAAGCAATTGTTCTGGTGCTAGTGGCTACCAATTTTTAACCCGTCAATACTGAACTCGTCAAGATTTCTGCAAATGAATGACAGACATCAAAGTTTGCAGCAATTAAACGTGTTATTTTGTTTTTTAGGTATCCAAAAAATACCAATAAATAAAGGAGGGTTTGTCTTATGGTCGCAAGAAAGAAATTGACGGAGATTTTGAATGAAGTCGGTGGCGAGGCGACCCCTTGCGGGTATCTCGAAGAGCGCGCTGCTGGAGTTGATCCGGTGGCAGCGTTGCCCGCAGCAGTAGAGCCAGAATCTCCAGTGATTGACGAGGTTCCTAATGGTGCAATTGTCACCGCCGAAATGGTACGAGCTACCGCATTAAGCCAGATGCCCGATGGCTCCTCTGAAATGTTTGCGATTTTGCCCAAACTAGGAATTGAGATTCCTCAGCCCGTTGTACCTCAAGGGGCAACGCTGGAAGAATCGGTTGCGGCAGATTTAATGCTGTTAAATATTTTGCTAGCAAAGGTCGTTGGCAACCTTCAGTTTCAATCGACGTTGAACCAAGCCCTGGCGAAGGTGGATGAAGTGATGGGCGATCGCTTTAGCGCAACGCTATATCAGCAACGTCGAGAATCTGAATCTAATCGGTTTCACGGTGCGATGGCTGCGTTGATGGGAGGCGACGCTAAAGGCGGATTTCGCTTTTCTACTCCAAGCTCTTACGTGGTTCCTCAAGGGTGGGAGGTCTTTGTCGAGCCAGAAAAAACAGCAGCTTTACCAGAAGGAGAAAACTAGATATCAGCTCTACATCGATCAATCATTTATAGATTGAAAAGGAGGAAGCATGGAAGCTGAATTAAGCCCCCAGGAAATGCAGCTTTTATTGGCAGAAGCTAGAAAACTCATAGCAGCAGAGCCACCAGAAGCAGGCTCGCCCGATCTCGATCGCCGTCTAGCACAGATTCAATCAGGGCAGTTTGAGCCGTCCGATCAACATCGAGCAGATGGATTAATGCCTGTTCCTACAATGAGCATGATTCAACCTCATCATTACCAGACTTCAGTGATGCCCAAGCGTCCTGAAATGAGTAAGACGGATTACTTTGGGGCGATCGCTGCCATTGGAGTTATCGGCTTGTTTGCGATCGCAGGACTGGGGATAATTGCCTCGTTAGTGGTGATGGCTGGCAAGAGTGCGGAAGGGGCAAGTTACCGAGCGACGATCGAGCAACTGGTGGCAGACAACCAGAAGTTATCCTCTCAGGCTATTAAAGCAGCGGAAGACGGCAAACCTCGTTGCTATGGCTTGATCGTAACAAGTTGCGGGGAACAGGCTGAACCTAGCTATCAACCTGTTGCTCAGCCCAAAGAAATGCAGGTACAGGCAGTTGAGGCTCCAGCGCAAATCGCTTTGATTTGTGATGCCAATGCAATGGCGACGGCAACGCCTGTGAATGTGCGATCGGGCGGCGGCGTGGAGTTTGCGATCGTGGCTCAAGTCCCTTGCGGAGGAGCGGTAGAGGTTCTTCGATATGAGCCTGATGGCTGGTCGAAAGTAGCGGCGGGTGCTGCCACAGGCTACATGAAAACGTCGTTTTTAGGAGGATGAGATGGCAGGAATATACAATTTTTTGGATACGGTTTTCAGCGGGGGAACCCCAAAAAGTGATATTGGAATGCGGGTTAATGCCAGCCTGCCACAAGGAACCGATCAGGAGTTACGGCAGCTAAATAATATGCCGTCCTCAATCTCTCAGGAGGAGTACTGGGCAGAGGAGCAGAAGACCGGAGAGCTTTCTATGTCGGCTCTACTGATGAAGCAGTATGTGAAGTGTCGAGCGATTCAGCGGTCTAGTATCACTCAGATTAGAGGTGCGATCCTTCAAGATAAATCGGGGCAAATGCGCGCGGCAATGACGATGGGACAGCAAGATTTGCGGCATCAAACAACCGCGATCTCTCACAACATCATGCTCGGAGGGCAGCAGCGACAAATGACTGGATACGCTGCTGCCGCTTCCGGTACACGGACATTAATTTAACAAAATCCGATCGCCCTCACTTGCCTCAAATCAAAGGAAACTACCATGCCTGAATTAAGAGAAATAGAGCCTGTTCTTGATGTGTTTGACTTCGATCAACTTTTGGAGCTTAATACCGCGATCGCCTCTTATTACCACGTTGTTGGGCTGTCTGCGAATCTCAGCCCTTCCCGCACAGCCATAACGATAGAAACTCCCGGTAGGTTGATCACAACATTCTCTGTCGATGAATTTATCCAGGAAGAAAACGAATTGCACCGCAATGGAAAGCGATCGCAGTTCTCGGATGTGGCGATCACACTGATCGACAAACTTTCACTCTATGTTTTGAGGTTTTAACCCATGGGAAATCAAGAGTGGGAGCAGCCAGTAGATCAACGGGGACAACCGAACATTGCCCAGATTGAAAAGCACTATCGATCGCAAGTTTTCTTAGGTTTCACTGGGTTCTGTGGCGTGATGCTAATAGGACGAATTTTGAAGTATCCAGAGTGGCGACAAACAGGCGTTAGCTTGTTGCTGTTGATACTCATCGCAGCGGTGATATGGGGCGTGTTTGGGTATGCCCGAATTGCCAATAGTCGAGGCGGATACATTTACGGACATCAGCAGCGTTTAGCAATATTAATTTGTGCTGTTCCTGCCGCTGTTCTGTTGCTAATTACTGTTTTATCGTTCGTTATTTAGAAGAGGAAAGTGGGCTATGGCAGGTTGGAAAGGGACGGAGAAAAAGGTCGAAATTGCTAATGTGAAAGATGTTTTCCCGGCAGATTTGGAGTGCGATTACGTTGATCCGGCGCTGGGGCGATCGCTGGTTGAACATCTGAAAAGCTATTGGCTGATTCGCCAATTGTATAGATACGCCGATGGCTACGAAGCCAACAAAATTAAGGAGATTTTAGAGCCGCAAAAATTCACGATTAAGGACTGGACTTGTATTGCTAAAGTCTGTGGATTTGGAATGTCTTGGTCTTATCGGCAGATTGAACTGGCTGAGGCGGGTCTGATGAACAGCAGTTTCAAATCAAGGAATGAGGCTAGTTAATGTTAGGAAACATTATTGACACTGTTCAAGGCTTAATATCTCCCCAGATGCGGGAATACAATAAAGCCCTACGAGAGCATCAGTCAGGTGGACGAATGGGCGGTCGAGGCACTGGCTGGGAGGCTCAGTATGGTCTGCCAAGCTTGGACGAATTGACCGCCACAGAGGAACGAGATAACCGCAATTGGTTGATCAAATTGGCGATCGTCAGTTCATTAACATTCACCACGTTTCTGTCCCAAAGCTTTCCCGGTTCCCTCAAGACGGCTTCTCTATTTTGTGCCACCGTCTTATCGGGAGTCTTCTATCTTCAAGAGCAGTCACAGGGATTGCGCGAACGACGGCGATCGCTCTTTAACCTTGCCGAGCTTCGCAAAGATAGACGACAACACGCCGCCACCCACCAGCAAGTATTCGATCGCAAGATTGCTGATATTCGTTCCTACAACCGTTTAATTGCACTAGGAAATACGTTGCCTGTGGGTCAGCGGATGGCTCTGTTTCAGGAGTTAGGGCTTGAGGGTTGGGTTCCTGAAAAGTGGGTTCCGGTGCAGGCACGATCGAGCAATCCTCAGTTCTTAGGAGAGTTGCCGAATCAATCACTAGAACTACCCGGAAACAATGTTGATCCGGTGCAAGCGGCAGGTGCTATCTATCGAGAAGCCCTGGGCAAGCATGGTGAGCGAAATAACTTCTTTTTCTTAGGCGGCATGGGCGATGCCAAAACATCGACAGCTCACTTCATGCTGTGGAACTATATCAACGATGCAATACTAACTGCTCATGGATCGAATGGAGCGATTAGTCCGCCTGTGATCATTGTCTTTGACCCGCACTACGGACGAAATAACAACGTTAAATTTCTTTCAACTTGGTGCGGACTGCCGCGCGTTAAGGCGTTGCCTCGAAATTTAGAAAACTGTGCGTTTAAGGGGAGCAGTGAAACCCTACTACCATTTCTCCAACTAGTAGCAGATGAGTTTGAGTATCGTAAGAAAAACGATCTTGCGCCAGATGAGCGACCGCCAATTCTCGCCGTTATTGACGAGTTCAGCAATTTGATGATGGAGCTTGAGGTTGAGACGCAAGCAGAAATTGGCAAAATTTTCAGAAAATTGGGAACCGAAAGTAGGAAGTTTGGTGTGAACTACTGGATCGTCGGACACTCTTGTACCAAAGGTGAAATTGGGCTAGATCGAGTCGTTCTCAGAGGTTGTGCGGCGATCGTCGGCTACAAGATTTTGACGGATAGTTCTCAAATCTCTAATCTTCCTCACAAACTACTTGACTCAGGTGTTGCGGAGGTCAGCGATCGCAACTTGAGAGGATTAAAACTTACAGGATTCGCTACCAGTCTAGGGGAATCGCCTTATATCCCGCCTTCTCCCCTCAATACTATTGAGATGGAATTCAAGTGGGGCGCAGCAGGTCAACCCGTTGGAGAGGAACCGCCAGCGGCAGAAGAGAGCGACGATCGCGGTATTTCCAAAGAAGCTGACGAGGAATCGCCACGGGAGAGCATGAAGCGCCTTAGAGAAGCGCTCGTAGCAATGCGCCAATGGTGGGATGTTCAACCGGGAAATCCTACTGATGAGCAAGTTGTTATTCTTTGGAGTCGGTTTAGCGGTGACCCTGCCGCAGCCGCTAAAGATTCCCTGGTTCAGATTCGCGGAGTGATGGGGTTAAGTCAAGAGGTGTTTGATCAACGAATTGAAAATATGAAGCGCCAAGAGGAGCAGATGGATGGGTAGGAAGAAAAGTTCAAAAAATCAAGCTTTTGATGATGCAACCGCTCGTCAGCAAAGACAACAGGCATTTAATATCATGCTTGGCTTCGACCAAGCACTTGAAGGGTTCTCAGAGCAGGAAAAGCAGGATATTCTTTTGTTCGGCGAGGAGCTATCTCAGGAAGCTAAAGAGCATCAAGCAAGGCTTTTAGTAGAAGCTCTAAAGGAGCAGCAAGAGCTAGTAACGATGGAATCTGAGTACCAAGTTGCTCGAGGTCAGTTCCTTCAAAACTTTCCCCAGTTTGAAGCAAAATTGAGAGCGATCGAAGATACAGGAAGGCGGCGACGGGATGCAGGATTAATGCAGGGCTTAACCCAAGGAGATATTAGTAAATGGGTTTGACATGGATGCCAAAAAATGCCAATATATACCCGTAGCGTGAAGAAATTAATTTCTAGCAAATTGAAGCCTCCCGTTGCACGAACCCTGCCCGCCTCGCTAAGGATGGTGCAGGGTTTAGTTATTTCTAGGAGGCTGCGTGAGCAAACAAGTTACTAGAGACGATCGCTTTGATGTGCGCTATGGAAAAAGATGGCGATACAATCGCAAGTGGAAGCGATCGGCTCATCTAATGACGGGTGGTATCTGCTGTCTATGCGCCAAAAATAAAAGTGAAACTCTGCATCACGTTCGTTATGTTGACGATGCAGGAAAGCCATTAGTCGATCGGGAGGTGATAGGGCGAGATATTTTTCCTGTGTGTGAGTCATGCCACGATCGCATCCTACACTCGGCATCAACATGGCATCGGGATAAAGTTGATCCAGTTTGGTTAAATCAAAACTTGCCAGAATATCAACTGCTGCTGAAGTCTCGATTCAGGCAGCTAAAGAAACCTTGAAATATCCACACCCCGTTCAGCAGCTCGCCTAAATCCTCGCTCAAATGCCTGCTGCCCACCGACAACCGATCGGACGATATCAGGCTGAAGAGAAGGGTAAATTGTGCCGAGCCAGCGAGCGGTTAAACCAACTCTCATCGTGGCTTGTTCGATTTCTTCAAGGTCGTTTTGGAGTTGCATTACTTCCTCCATGAACCTGGCGGCATTGACCCGCGATCGCTTGTCCATAGCGGCATAAGCCTCATACTGTAATTCAGGGGGCAGTCCATAAATTTGATCCATTAACCACTGGTCAAACATCTTTAACCTCAACCGATATCGCCGTTGATGCTCATCCTATCATTGGCATCCAAGAAATCAAGCTGAAGGCGCGATCGCCCTCCTCAGCAAGTTCATGTTCTCCAAAATTGGTACCGTAACTGATTACGGTACCAACATTAAATTCGTTCCACTCGCCACGATACCTCACGCCCCCACTGCCCCACTCGTACAAACGCAAATCCATCCCTCAAGAAGCGATCGCCCTTTGGAGCCACCCCTACCATCTGCTTTACCTCACTCGTTCGCAATATCAAGTTCTCCCGACAGGCTTTAGCCAGAGCATCAGCACGAGCAAGTGGGTCAAGAGGTGGGACAAACCGCTGGGCGATCGCCTGTAGCATCCCCAATACAGTAGTCTCGAAAGAATGTTCCAGAACGAGTTCAGAACGTTCAGAACGATTAGATTTTAAGTTCTGAACTTGTTCGTGAACGTTCTGAACAAACGAATTTGAATCTAAATCAGGAACTAGAGATGCTAAAAACTTGTTCAAGTATTCTTTACCCTGCCCTTTAGCCTGATGATATTGAGCGACCAGGTTAGCTTGCTCTGGAGTGATATAAGCCTCTAAGCCATCTCTGAAGGGAGTGATGCCGAGCCTTTTAAAGTACTCAACGTAAAGCGTCGTCTTTTTATGCTGCTGAAGTAAATCGGCTACAGGAACGCGATCGACTTGTGCTGGGATAGAGTCAATAGTTTGCATCGTTCGTGAACGTTCGTGAACGTTCAGAACTATAGCAGCTTTTAGAAAGACAGAGGCACAAATCCGTCAGACTGACGGATTTACCAACCTGGCAACGGCATTCCGATCGCCCATCCCTGCACCCAGTCGCATCATGCCTCTGCCGCAAAAGAATTCTTCAGCCTGTGGCGATTCAGCATTGTTCATGCTGCAAGGTTCCCTCTGCCTCCTCCATTAAATTAAAAACCGACAGCTTTACTAGAAGACTGTCGGTAAATCGTGTGTTTCCTGTTAACGACTCGGCTAGAGTTGAGTCAGCCTCTTTTGTAGCAAAAAGCTACTGACGATCGCATGATCTAAAGAATCCCTTAAGCATTCTCTAAAAGCAGTTTTCCTTTTGCTTGAAGCTCTGTCGGCAGCATTGTCAAAATTGATTCAATGAATCGGCATAGTGCGTCACTGTATTGCGTTTTGTCTCGTAGTCCAGTTTCGGTCTGGAAGCATTTCTGCTTGAGTTCACTTAGCTCTCCCTCCAATCGTTTACAGCGTTCCTGCACGATCGCCAGTTTCGATTCACAAACCGCGACCCTTGAGGTATCTGCGTAGCAGCCTACCTCTTTTGTCATCTCTTTAGGGGCAGGTTTTTCAAGCGTAGGCGGTTTCTCTGGCTGCACAAACACTTCGGAATAAAGCATGGGCAGTTTGCGCTGCGAGTCAGCAAGTTCAACCACCACATGATTCTTTTTTACCTCAAGGACTGTGGCGGCTTGCCCTTGAAACTCTCCGGCTGCAATATTAATTTCCGCTCCAATCTCTAAGCGCTCTTGAGAAACTGGCTTAGTTTTGTAGATTAACGTTTTTGCTGTAGCCCGATCGATCGCCCGCCCTTCCCGCGCCAAGGCTAGAGCCTGATCTCTCACTTCCTCTGGCACCGTTGCCGCCGATAGCATCCACAAGGCTGAAGGCGCAATATCAAAGTGTCCAACGATTGGACACTTTCCAAAGCGCTCATAAGCAGAAATGTAATTATAAGCCTGGGCACGGCACCAGCCCTTGAGCGCACACCAGCCATCAAACCCGCCTGGGCGAACATATCGAAGGCGATCGCGGACGTTCACAAGACGTTCACCCACTTGAATCACTTGGCTAACGTAGCGATTGCCCAAATCTTCGACCTGAAGCAACAGTACCGTAATTTCTATTTCCACCCTGTCTAACCATTTGCGTGTCTTCTCGTCCAATGCTCCATAGTCAAACTCTTGTGCGTCCTGAGTTTCAATAACCGCGCCCCCTTGCGGGTATCTCGAAGAGTGTGCCATTCCATTACCATTTTTCTGCAACAACGCATCTAGAATGCCCCTGCCGCAATCATCCGAAACCTCAGCCAGTCGATTCCTTCCTGGATTAGTTCTTGGGTCTGCTCAACAGACAATCCTTGCTGAGTGGCGATCGCCTCGTCAGGCAAGTTGTCCAAAAAGCGGCTCATGAGGCAGGAATAGTAAGGCTCGGATAATAACGAGAGATGCTGGCGTAGGGCTTTAATGCGATCGCTTGCCTCATCTGCCTCACTCGCATCACAGACGGCAAAGTGATGAGTGTTCTCTTCGAGAGAAACAACAGGCTTGCGGTGCATTGCCTGTTTAATCGTCCCCCACGTCCTACGGGCTTCCGTCTCGCTGGAGCATCTCGGCTTCTTCAGGAGAAGGGACACCGCAATTTCGTCAATGGATTGATTTCTACCAGCAGCTATAAATTCACGATGGATTTTCGCCACCGTGCCATGAAA
It encodes:
- a CDS encoding SH3 domain-containing protein, with amino-acid sequence MEAELSPQEMQLLLAEARKLIAAEPPEAGSPDLDRRLAQIQSGQFEPSDQHRADGLMPVPTMSMIQPHHYQTSVMPKRPEMSKTDYFGAIAAIGVIGLFAIAGLGIIASLVVMAGKSAEGASYRATIEQLVADNQKLSSQAIKAAEDGKPRCYGLIVTSCGEQAEPSYQPVAQPKEMQVQAVEAPAQIALICDANAMATATPVNVRSGGGVEFAIVAQVPCGGAVEVLRYEPDGWSKVAAGAATGYMKTSFLGG
- a CDS encoding pGP6-D family virulence protein; protein product: MAHSSRYPQGGAVIETQDAQEFDYGALDEKTRKWLDRVEIEITVLLLQVEDLGNRYVSQVIQVGERLVNVRDRLRYVRPGGFDGWCALKGWCRAQAYNYISAYERFGKCPIVGHFDIAPSALWMLSAATVPEEVRDQALALAREGRAIDRATAKTLIYKTKPVSQERLEIGAEINIAAGEFQGQAATVLEVKKNHVVVELADSQRKLPMLYSEVFVQPEKPPTLEKPAPKEMTKEVGCYADTSRVAVCESKLAIVQERCKRLEGELSELKQKCFQTETGLRDKTQYSDALCRFIESILTMLPTELQAKGKLLLENA
- a CDS encoding sigma-70 family RNA polymerase sigma factor → MVIKKTNNAEMLEAYHRAKGTDSPKVKHLRSSLIKQNNGLVVTIATQLKDCCGEDLDELIQCGVIGLDKAIQRFDPARNVAFSSFAVLYIKGEILHFLRDNWRGSYKIPRRWIEFHGTVAKIHREFIAAGRNQSIDEIAVSLLLKKPRCSSETEARRTWGTIKQAMHRKPVVSLEENTHHFAVCDASEADEASDRIKALRQHLSLLSEPYYSCLMSRFLDNLPDEAIATQQGLSVEQTQELIQEGIDWLRFRMIAAGAF